The following nucleotide sequence is from Halapricum desulfuricans.
CCGACTCGCGCTCTTTGAGGTGAGAATCGAGATTGAAGACCGTGTTGAGCTGTTCCTGCACGTCGTCGACGACCTCTGAGACGAGGTCGCTGGGGGCCATCGCGCTGTACTCGTAGGGGTTGTTGCCCGCGCCGTCGCTCTCGCGCTTGCGCCGCGTCACTTTCCCCTCCTCGTGGAGCTGTGCGAGCGCTTCCCGGACCGTGCTCGGGTACAGGCCGGTCCCTTCGGCGATCTCCTCGCTCGTGCTGTGGGGATGCTGGCGGAGATTGACGTAGATCCGCGCCCGCGTCTCGGTATCGAGCACCCACGCGAGCAGGTCGACCAGTCGGTCGTCGAACTCCCCGACCGCCCGGTCGGCCTCCTCTTCGAGGCGCTCGCGGACGCCCCCCTCGTCGTCGACCGTTACGTCGACTGGTTCGCCGGCGTCCTCGGTCTCGATATCGACGGGTTCGCCGTCGCTCTCGGTCTCGACGTCGATCGATTCCCCGTCGTCCGGTACGTCGGTTCGGTCCTCGTCTGTGGTGTCGTCAGGTGACATGCGTCGTTTCTACGAGGACAAAAGCGGTTCCCGAATAAAAAGCCTTGGCTGGCACGCGACGCGAATGCCGCTCACATCCGACGAGAGGCGGCCTGCTGCACCCGCAGCTGGAGCGCGTCACAGAGCGCGTCGACGCCTACCTCGTCCCGGAGACGGCGCTGCCGTTGCGATCCGCTCTCGCCCTCGTAGATCTCGCGGATGCCGTCGACGCCGAGCCGGTCGGCGTCCCGGTAGACGACCTCCTCGAGGTCGACCGTTCCGTCGCCGTCCCGAGCGATAAAAGCGGCGTCGTGGCCGTGGCGAGTCGCTCGCCACTTGTTCTCGTCGAGCAGTTCGCGCCGCATCTCCGTGCCGGACTCGCCGTCCTCGTACCGTTCGGCCAGATCGAGCACGAGCGCGTGGGCGTACTCGACGAACGCCATCGTCCGGTCCGGATCGGCCTGTCCGTCCGGCGCGCGGATCTCGACGGTCCCGTACTCGGTGTGCGGTCGCACGTCGAACCACAGCTCCCCGCGATCGCTGATCGAATCCGTCTCCAGCATCTGCTCTTCGAACGCCCGGTACTCCTCGATCGATTCGAACGCCGTCGGCATGCCCGTGTTGGGCAGTCCCTCGAAGATCTTCGCCCGGGCGGACGCCAGCCCCGTGTCGTAGCCGTTCCAGTACGGCGAGTTGGCCGACAGCGCCAGCATGATCGGGAGGTGCCACCGGATCTCGTTGGCGATCCACATGGCCTTCTCGCCGTCGTCGACGCCGACGTGGACGTGGACGCCGGCGGTCGTATTGCGGTGTTGGGGGTACTGGATGCGATCCAGTTGCGCCCGGTAGCGCGGCTTCTCGGCGTGTTCGAGTTCGCGCCACTTCGCCAGCGGGTGCAGCCCCGCGGCCGCGATCCCGTACCCGTGCTCGCGGGCGTGTTCGACGAGCGCGTCACGCACCTCGAGAACGGCCTCGCGGGCGTTTTCCGGCGCTTCGATCAGTCGGGTCCGGGTTTCGATGACAGTCTTGAACAGTTCGTGGTCGATTCGATCGTCGAGCACGGGGGGGAGGTCGGACTCGTAGACCAGTTCGTCCGATCCGGCAGTCGGCCGGCCCGCGTCGTCGACGACGTAGAACTCTTCCTCGACACCCAGCGTTCCGAGGCGGGTGAACGGCGACTCCGTGCCCGTATCCATCGCTACCACGCGTTTGGTTTCGGCCCGCTAAAACCTTCCCGTTACTGCGGGGTTATTGCCGGGGTGTGGCGACGACGCCCAGATGATCGTCGTGGTACGGTTCCAGTCGCACCCGGTCGAGAATCTCGTAGCCGGATTCGAGGGTCGCACTGACCTCCTCGAAGACCGTTTCGGGATCAGCGGTCACGTCCTCGCTGCGGGCTTTGATCGCCAGCAGCAGCCGACCGTCGGGTTCGAGGAACTGCCGGTTCGCGAGCGCGACCTCGGCCTGCCCGCGCGTCGCGACGTCCTGTATCAGGACCTCGACCGGCTCGACGACGTGGGCGTAGGTCTCGGGCTTGCGCGCGTCTTTCAACAGCGGGAACAGCCGCTCGCGCTCGGCTGCGACCCCGATCAGGTCGCGGGTCGGCCGCGGGGCGAACTCGACGGCGTAGGTCGGCCCGGCGAAATCGGCGACGTGGCTGACCGTCGTCCCGCTCGCGGCCCCGAGATACAGCACGCGCTCGCCGCCGGCGAGGCCGTGATCCAGGCCGCGTTCGAACATCGCCGCGACCTTCGAGCGGTCGGGGTCCCAGCGGCGCCACCCGTCGACGATCGGCTCCTCGGAGACCCGCGGTCCGCGGGTCGCGAGCGACTCGCGGCCGTCGAACGTTCGGCGCCGGACGCCATTGGGGAGACTCATTCGCCGTCACCCCGCGCGCGGATCGTCTCGATGCGGTCGTCCAGTTCGGCCTGCAGTTCGGGCCGGCGTTCGCCGCTGTAGTGGTCGACGCGAGCGGCGAGCGTCAACTTGCCCGCGAGCGCCCGGGCGGCCGAGCCGCGGTGCTCGGGGTCGGTCCCGCGGACGTACTCGTGGGTGTAGATGATCCCGTGTTTCGGCGATGGGGCGTTCCCCCGAAGGTGGGCAAAGAGTGCGTCCTCGGCACCAAGGACCTGCACCGTCCCGCTGGCCGAGCGGGCAAGCTGTTTCAGCCCGCCAGAGAGCGCGATCAGCCGCGCCGCGAGCACCGGCCCGGCCATCGCCGCGAGGTTCGGCGCGACCTCCGGCGCGAACCGCTCGATCGACGCCCGGAGTTCGGCGGCCCGCTCGTCGAGGTCGACCACCTGCTCGGCGAGCGCGCGCAGTTGCTCGTCGAGGTCGCCCGCCGGCTCGCGCTCGGCGATCTCGCGGGCGAATGAGACCCCACCGCCAGACTCACTGATCCGACTGCCGCCCCACTCGGCGACACGCTCGGCCAGTTCGTTGGCAGTGCGTTCACAGTCGTCCATCGCGCGGACGGCGTGGACAAGCTGCTGGTCGTCGGCGCGCTCGCGTTCGGCGACGGCCTCGCGGGCAGTTTCGATGGTCGCTTCGCGCAGTTTGTCGTAGTAGTCGTCTTCGTCAGCGGCGAATCCAGACTCGACCGCTCGAGCCGGCCAGTCCGCCGGCGATTCGGCAGTTCCGTTCTCGATCGCGCCGCGCGCGTCGAGGTCGTCGGGATCGACGCCCTCGAACCAGCCTGTGTCCGTGGTCATTGTCGGTGTGTATACGTTCCCCCCGTATATCGGTTCCCGAGTCGGTTTTCGATAGACGAGTCAGCCAATCGTCACTTCGATCTTCGCATCCTCGATTGCCCCTTTCATTGTTATTATTCATAAAGGAATCGAACAGCCGACCATGGGCACGGCGAGGTGGCGCGAGGCGGAGCGCGAGCACACCGACGCGGTGATCGGGCGGGACACGCTGGCGGAGATGTTCGAGGGGGCGGCCGAGCGCAACGCCGAGCGGGACGCACAGCTGTACAAGACGGGCTGTTACGAGCGGACGCTGCCGGCGGTCGAGACGCCGGACACTGAATCGGGGCGGTACCGGGCGCTGACCTACGCGGAGATGCGCGAGAGCGTCCGTCACCTGGCGGCCGGGTTCCGCGAACTCGGAGTGAGCGAGGACGATCGGGTCGGAATCTTCGCGGACACGCGCATGGAGTGGGCCCAGACCGACTTCGCGCTGCTCGCGGCGGGCGGGGTCGTCACGACCGTCTACACCGAGTCTTCGCCACAGCAGGTCCGATACCTGCTGGGCGATCCCGACGCCGTCGGCGTCGTCGTCGAGAACGGCGACCTGCTCGATCGCGTGCTGGAGGTCGAAGACGACCTCGATCTGGAGTTCATCGTCGCCATCGACGAAGTCTACGGGCACGGCGACCGCGAGGACATCTATACGCTCGGTGAGGTCGCACGCCTCGGTGCGGCGGCGTTCGAGGAGTCTGCCTACCGGGGGTGGCTCGAGGCGCGCGACCCCGACGACCTGGCGACGCTGATCTACACCTCGGGGACGACGGGCAAGCCCAAGGGCGTGAAACTCACCCACTGGAACCTCCGGTCGAACGTCAACCAGACGCGCAAGCGGATCGGGCCCCGCCCCGACAAGCCCGCGGACGTCCCCACTCTGGACAGCGGCACGCGGACGATCTCGGTCCTCCCGCTGGCGCACGTCTTCGAGCGGACCGCCGGCCACTTCCTCATGTTCGCCTCGGGCGCGACCGTCGGGTACGCCGAGAGCCCGGACACGATCCCGGAAGACATCAACAAGATCCGCCCCCAGACTGGGACGAGCGTCCCGCGGATCTACGAGCGGATCTTCGACCGGATGCGCGATACGGCGGGCGAGACCGCGACCAAACAGCGGATCTTCGAGTGGTCCGTCGACGTCGCTTGCTCCTATGCTCGAGCGGACTCGCCGGGGCCGTTGCTCCGGGCTAAACACAGGCTGGCGGACTATCTGGTCTACGAGAGCGTCCGGAGTCGGCTCGGCGGCAACGTCGAGTTCATGGTCAGCGGCGGGGGGAGCCTCAGCCCGGAACTGGCCGAACTGTTCCTCGGGATGGGGCTGCCGATTCTGGAGGGGTACGGGCTGACCGAAACGTCGCCGGTCGTGTCCGTCAACCCGCCCGAGGACGTCCGACCCGGAACGCTCGGGCCGCCGGTCGCCGACGTGGAGACGCGGCTGGACACCGAACTGGTCACCGACGAGGAGTTCCCGGACGCTGAGGGCGAGGTCGGCGAGTTACAGGTCAGGGGGCCGAACGTCTACCCTGGCTACTGGGAACGGCCCGAGGACACCGATCGGGTGTTCACCGACGACGGCTGGTTCAGGACGGGCGACATCATCGAGCGAACCGACGACGGCTACCTGATCTATCGCGACCGGATGAAACAGATCCTCGTGCTCGATACGGGCAAGAACGTCGCGCCGGGCCGGATCGAAAACGAGTTCGCCACAAGCGACCGGATCGAGCAAATCATGGCCGTCGGCGACGGCCAGAAGTTCGTCAGCGCGCTCATCGCGCCGAACTTCGAGCGCCTCGAAGCGTGGGCCGACCGTGAGGAGATCGACCTGCCGACGGATCGCGAACGGCTCTGCGAGGACGAACGCGTTCGCGAGTGGATCGGCGAGGAGGTCGAGCGCGTCAACCGGCGGCTCGAACCGGTCGAACAGGTCAAGCAGTTCCGGCTCACGCCCGAGGAGTGGACGCCCGAGAACGAACTGCTCACGCCCTCGATGAAAAAGAAGCGTCGGACGATCCTCCAGCGGTTCAACGATCAAGTCGAGGACATATACGAGGGGTAGTTCCCCCATCGAGACCTACGACGAGGGGCTCTCGAAGTGGGCGGTCGGATCGACCACCGGCTCGGGGTAGTCGACGCCCAGTCCGACGCCGTAGCGGGCCTGTTCGTCGGCGTCCATCCGCCAGGGCTCGTGCGCGTAGCGGGGCGGGAGTTCCGCCAGTTCCGGGACCCATCGACGGACGTACTCGGCGTCGGGGTCGTAGTTGTGGGCCTGCCAGAGCACGTCGAAGGCGCGGTCGCGCGAATCGGTCCCGACGCCGGCGATATACGCCCAGTTGCCGTAGTTCGAGGCGACGTCGTAATCCAGCAGGCGAGACTCGTAGAGGGCAGCCCCCCACCGCCAGTCGATCCGGAGCGTGTTCGCCAGAAACGACGCGGCGTTCTGGCGGGCGCGGTTGCTCTGATAGCCCGTCGCACGCAATTCCCGCATCGCCGCGTCGACGAACGGGAAGCCGGTCTCGCCGTCGACCCACCGGCGGAAGGCGGACCCGTCGCGATTCCAGGCGATCTCTCGGTCCCGGATCCCGCCGGGTCGGAAGTACGCCGCGCCGTGTTTCGCGAGCTGGAACTGGAAGAAGTCCCGCCAGCGCAACTCGAAGACCAGCCAGTAGGTCGAGTCGTTTTCGACCCGCTCGCGCTCGTAGCGATCGACCGCCTGCGTGACTCGTCGCGGCGAGAGACAACCCTGAGCGAGCCACGGCGAGAGCTTCGAGGAGAAGTCCATCCCGAGCAGTCCGTTTCGCGTCTCGCGGTACTCCCGGAGACGGTCGCGCTCGAAGACGTACGTCTCCAGCCGTTCCAGCGCGGCCGACTCCCCGCCGGAGACGGGCATGGGAGCGGCGCGCTCGTCGGCTGGCCCGCCCGCGTCGTAGCTCAACTCGGACAGGGCCGGAATCGGACTACCGTCGAGGTCGGGCGTCGGAACCGACGCAGGCGGGTCGAGCGGGTCCCGAACCCGGGAGCTCGCCTCGACGCTGTCCTTCCAGGGCGTGAACGTGTCCTGAACGTCGCTGACTGCCATCGGCAGGTCCTCGATCGCGTGCAGCGTGTGTGTCCAGTGGGTCGAAAGGTCGATCCCGCGGTCGCTGAGGGCGTCATCGACGGTCGCTTCGGTCGCTCGTTCTTCGGTGCCGGGGAGCCGCTGGGCGTGCACGACGTCGGCGTCGACGGATTCGGCGACCTCCGGCACGATCGATCGCGGATCGCCGCGGCGAACGAGCAACTCGCCGTCGCGTTCGCGGAGCCGGTCCCGTAGATCGCGGACGCTCTCGCGGACGAACTGCGCTCGGAGGGGGCCGATTCTCGGTTCGTCGATCCATCGACTCGACTGTCCGAACCGCCGTGTGTCGAATATATAGAGCGGAACGACCCGGTCGCTCCCGTCGATCGCCCGCCGGAGCGTCGGGTTGTCGTGGACGCGCAGGTCGCGTCGAAACCAGACGAGTGCCGTCTCTGTCATGGACTTCCTGTGGGCTACGATCACTTTACCGCCACGCTCAGCGAGTCGGGCGGCGGGATGCAAGATGACCGTTCTCCCGGCTCTCTGTCCCTCGTCACGTGCCAGCCACTTCGACCTGTAGCGTCCGGGTGCGCGGCCCGTCACACTCCACGAGCAGGATCGACTGCCAGGTGCCCAGCGCCGGCCGGCCGTCGCTGACGGGCACGCTCGTGCTCGGGCCGATCAGCGCCGCCCGCACGTGGCCGTCGGCGTTGTCGTCGATCTCGTCGTGCGCCCAGCCCGCGTCCGGCACCAGCCCCTCCAGCGCATCGGCCAGATCGCCCAGCAGTCGCGATTCGGCCTCGTTGACGGTCACGCCCGCGGTCGTGTGTCGGACGAACACCGTCGCAATGCCCTCGGCGTCGTCGGGAAGCGCCCGGGTGACTTCCTCGGTCACGTCCAGTACGTCCGTTCGGTCGGTCGTCTCGATGGAAATCGTTGCCATGGCAGGCTATTCGAGCCACGACTCGAAAAAACCGGGTCTCCGGTCCGGACGACGCAGTGGCGGTCCCGACCAGATCTAGTTGAGCCACTCCTCGGGTGTGGTATCGTAGTCGACGTCGGTCGCCGCGAGGTGTTCGACCATCTCCCAGGGGACCTCATCGACCGTGACCTCCTGACCGTCGTATCGCAGTCGCCGCCCGACCTCGACCGGCTCGGGTTCGCGGTCCTGACGGCGAGCGATCTCGATCTCACTGTCGTCGTACTCCTTGTCGATGGTGAGCAGGTTCACGGGCCGACCCCACAGTTCGAACGCGCGTTCGAGCACGTCCGTCGCCTGCTCGATGTCAAGCACGATCCCGTTGTATCGATGGGCGAGCAACAACTCGCCGGCGTTGTCGTAGTTGCCGTCCTCGACGACGACCGTCGGCTTGCCGAAGTTGGTGAACTGCAACAGCAGCTTCCGCTTGACGTCTCCGGGATCCGTCGAGGAAACCCGGAAGTCGCCGGTCTGCTGGGAGTGTTCGTAGGCGAAGTAGTCGTTTTCCTCGACGAACTCGCCGGTGAGGAACTCGTCGATGAACGTCACGTCGTTGTGGCTCTGGCGGACCTCGCGCATCCGGTCCCAGCCGCGGGCGTAGTCGACGTCCGAAAGCGCCGCCTCGACGCTGTCGTAACGGCTGTCGTCGAACAGGTACCGGCTGATCCGCTCCAGCTGTGGCTGTCCGATCCGGGATAGAAAGCCCCGGTTCTGGGGCTTCACCAGCGAGTAGTGACGCCGGACGAGCCCCTCGTAGGAGAGGACCGCCCACGGGTAGGTCTCCACGTCGAGGTCGCCGTTCCGGGCGCGCTCGAGCGCGTCGGCGTCGACGCGGGGATCGTCCGGGTCGATCTCCTCGAGGTGGCCGGGGACGTCCTCGATCCACGCCGGCGGCGCGAGCGCCGCCTGCACCGCCTCGAAGTCGACGGCCTCCTGGAAGTTCCGCCAGGTGATCCCCTCGACCCGCAGGAGGCGTTCGACGACCTCCCGTCGGTTGGCGAGGTTCTCGACGTGCTGCCACAGTTCGAACCCGAGTTTGTACGGGTTGAGCCCGCCCGAGCCGAGCACTTTCGACATGTGGTCGGCGTAGGTAACGAACTCCTCGGCGCTCGCGAACCCCTCCCCGACCATCATCAGCGACTCCCAGTAACTGGCCCACCCCTCGTTGAGCACCTTTGTCATCTTCTGGGGCGCGAAGTAGTACGCCTCCCGGCGGACGATCTCCAGCACGTCCTTTTGCCAGTCAGTCATCTCGACGGCCTTGCCCGCCGCCTCGTCGTACTGTCTGCCGTGCACCCGGAGGAACGCGAGCACGTCTTTCTCGGGGGTCGCCGGGAACGAACGCGTCTCGTCTTCGACCTGTGCGTCGCGCCACTCGTCGTCGAAGACCTGCCGGGTGATGTCCTCAGAGAGGTCCAGGTCCTCGAGACGCTCGTCGGGATCGGCGGTGTCGAGGTCCGTCTCGTCGTCGGTCGCGGCCGGCGCGTACGGCCGGTGCTGGTCGATCGCGTCCGCCAGACAGAGGACGTGGTCGATCCACTGCTCGACCTCGTTGCGGTCGATCTCGGGGTCGCGCATGTGCTCCCGGATCGTCTCGGCGTGGCGGGCGAGCATCTCGGCGGCCGCCGGGTCCTGCGACGGCACCTCGCCGTCGGTGAACAGCCCGAACCACTCGTTGTTGGCGAAGAAGTCGGCGTGGGCCTCGACGTGAGTGATCACCGCCTTCTGGTCGGCCAGCGAGTTCGATTCCTGGAGGAACGCGTGTGCCGGGTTGTCGTTGTTGACGATCTCGAAGGCCTTCCCGCCGAGGAACTGATTCTGCTTTCGCTGGCGGTCGTAGGCCATCCCCCACCGCCAGTGGGGGTATCGCTCCTGGAACCCGCCGTAGGCGATGAGCTCGTTCATTTCGTCGTAGTCGACGATCCAGTAGTTGACGGGGTAGGGCGTCAGCCCGAGTTTCCGCGCCAGTTCGCCCGCCCGGGCGACGGGCTCTTCCAGTTCGTCGGCGATCCGCTGTGCTTCGATTCGGTCGTCGATCATGATTCGTCCTCCGTGCTGAGCACCTCGTAGATGGCGTCGACGACGTCGTCGGGACCGGTGACGTAGGCGACGGCCACGTCGTCGCTGTTCCGGAAGTGGCGCTCGACCTCCTCGGCGTGGGTGGCGTTGATCGCGTTGCCCGAGGGCTGGGTCTCGACGTACGCGTGGAGGTTCGCCGGGATCTCCTCCATCAGCGGGATCACCTGCTGTTCGGTGTCGTTTGAGGAGTTCTCGCTGTCGCCAGCGGCGAAGACGTAGCGGTTCCACTCGCTGTAGGGATACTCCTCCTCGAGGACCGCCGCGGCGAGTTCGTAAGCGCTTGAGATGCGCGTCCCGCCGCCGGACCGGATACCGAAGAACTCCTCGCGATCGACCTCCCAGGCCTCGGCGTCGTGGGCGATGTAGACGAACTCGGCGTTGTCGTATTTCCCCTGGAGATACCAGTCCAGCGGCGTGAACGTCCGCTCGACCAGTTCGCGCTTCTGCTGGCGCATGCTCCCGGAGACGTCGCGGATGTTGACCACGACGACGTTTCGCTCGGGGGTCTCGACGACTTCGGGGTATCGGTAGCGTTCGTCCTCGCTGCGGAAGGGGACCTCCTCCAGTCCCTCCCGGCGGATCCGCTGGGCCGTCGTCTCGTGTTCGACGCTCGCCTCCATCTCCTCGACGGAGGCCCAGCGGTCGCGTTCGTCGGCCGGCAGGTCCTCGTAGGCGTTCTCGATCCAGGCCCGCGAGACGGGGATGTGCTCGCCGCGCGCCCACTCATAGACCGTCGCCGGTCCCCAGCCGTCGACGCGCAGCGCCTCCCGGACGTACTCCTCGTCGAAGTCCATCGCCATCTTGCGCTTCAGTCCCTCCTTGAACAGCCGCTCGAAGTCAAGCGTCGAGGACGGACCGGTTCGGGTGATGTCGGTGAAATCGCCCTCGGTCTCCTCGACGACCTTCTTGCCTTTCGGCTCGAGGTCCAGCCCGAGCCGTTCGTCGAGTTCCTGCGCGAACTCCTCGGGGTCCATCTCGTAGTACTCGTGGTCGCCGCCCTCCTCGCCGGGTTCGCCGTCTTCGTCGCCGTCGCCCGGCTGTGGCTGGCCGACGGGGTCGCCCTCCTGGGCTCCGTCGCCCTGCCCGACCCCGCCCATGTCGCGGCGGTCGTAGACGAACTCGGGGAGGTCGACGATCTTGATCGGGATCCGGGCGGCGTCGCGCCGCGAGTTCCCCAGATCGCCGTACTGGATGAACTCCGCCAGGTCCTGGCGGCGCTTCTCGCCCACCTCCCGGTAGCGCTCGAGGTCGTCTCTCAGTCCCATCGGTAACTCACCTGTCCCATGACGTGACGGCTCGTGAGTTCGGCCGCGGCCTCGCTGTAGCCGAACTGCTCGGCCATCGTCTCGATCGTCCGCGCCTTGATCCGGGCCGTCTCGGTGTCTTCCGGGGGGTCGTCCCACTGTCGCGGGTCGAAGTCCTCGAAGGTCCGCCGGACGTCCGTCCAGTCGTGACTCCCCAGCACCGACTCGATGACCGGGATCTCCGTCAGCGCCACGTCCTCGACCCGGAACTGGTCGTCGCGGTTGTGCCAGGCGTGGCGGTTCAGCGCGGTGATGACCTTCTCCGTTCGGAACGCCGTGACCTCGTCGGTCGGCTCGTTGCCGTGGTAGTCGCTCTCGGTGAACCGACCGAGGTGCTCGATCTCGAAGACCTTCATCTTCAGCGGGTCGGGAGCGACGGACTCCCCGCGGTCGTTCTCGATGCGCTCGTCGGTCGCCCAGGCGTAGACGTGTTCGACGTACTCCTCGACGGTCTCGTCGGTGACGCCGCTCTCGTACATGATCGCCGCCAGGACGTCCGACTCCTGTCTGTCGAAGACCCGGCTCTTGACCGGGACGACTCGCTCCTCGAACTCGGCCGTCTCGGACGGCGAGAAGACCGGAGCCGTCCGGAGTCTCTGGACCATCGCGTTCAGGACGTCCCGCGGCATGAGCACGTCCTCGACCGGCAACTCGGCGTGGTGGCGGTCGGTCTCCTCCTGGAGGAGATCGGCGATCACGTCGCGCGTGTAGGTCACGGGGATTCCGTGCTCGCCGTCGGCAGCGCTCTCGTCGAACGCGAAGGCCTCGGCCTCGCGGCGCTCGTCGCCGTCCTGGAGGTAGCCGCGATCGAACAGCAGCGCCTTCTCGACCAGTCCGAGGTCGGCGGGGAGGTCGCTATCGTCCAGTCGCGAGACGACGTCGTACAGCGCGGCCGCCTCCAGTGCGTGGGGCGCGAGTTCGCGCTCGCGGACGCCGTCGCCGCGATCGACCTCAACGGCGAGCGCACTCCTGATGCGCTCGTCCAGTTCCGACCAGGAATTGGCCGTCCAGACGGCCGTCTCGGACGTCAGCTCCCGGCGAAGGAGCTGGGCCTCCAGCGAGAGGTTCGTCAGGTAGGTAAACTCGTGTCTGGTCAGCCGCCGCTTGAGCGCTTTCAGCGGGTCCTCACCCCCGCGATCGGCGTGCTGGTCGAGCGTCGCCTCCAGATCGGGGTTGGAGATGACGACCAGTTGCGTGTCCACGTCCATGCCGATCCCCTTGTCGAGTTTGACGGCCGCTTCGTCGGGGACGTTCAGCAGTCGCTGGAGGAGGTCGGCGTGCTGGGCGGCGTCCTCGACGATCGTCAGCAGGCCGTTGCCTTGACTGAGCACGCCGTCGTAGGAGAACGCCTGCGGGTTCTTCCGGCCTCGCGAGTCCAACTCGCGCAACATGCCGGCCATCCACGACCCGACGAGCCGCTCCTTGGGGGTGCCCTCATCCTCGCTGTGCAGGACGCCGATCCCCTGACCGAGGTCGACGACGTAGTTAGTCACGCGCAGGTGGTCGGGATCGGTCACCGCCGAGAACAGGTCCTCGACGCCCCGGCGACGGTACTGCTCGGTCAAGTGATCGTAGGCTTCCCGCGAGAACGGGTCCAGATCGGCGTCGACGTGGATCGTCGTGTGGTCGAGCCGGTCGTTGACGGCGTCGAGGACTTCCTCGCGGACCGATTCCGGGAAGACCGAGAGCGGGTGGGTCTGGACCGGGCTCTCGTACCAGTCGTCCTCGTTCTCGCGGTGGCTGGCACCGTAGGTGAGCCCGCTCGTCTCGCCCGCGCCGCTGACGTTCCACTCGAGGGTGTACCGACGGCCCTCGTCGGTCTTCGAGTACGCCCTGAGTCCGTTGATCAGACAGCGTTTCAGTTCGGACTTGCCGGTCGCGGTCGGGCCGGTGAACCAGATGATCGTCTCGTCGTTGCCCCGCCGGGCCGCGATCGATCGCAGGTCGTCGACGAAGGCGTTCAGCACGTCGGTGTTGCCGAGGATCGCGTGCTCGCCGTCGTTGTACGGGTCGTCGAAGAACCGGTAGCGCTCGGTCTGTTCGCCCTCCTCGATCACGGTTCGGGTTCCGGCCGCCTCGATAGCGTCGAGCAGGTACTGCGAGGCGTGGGCGGCGACCGCCGGTCGTTCGAGGATCAGATCGACGTACTCTGACAGCGACATCGGCTCCCGGTAGGCCCGGTCGAGGGTCCGATCGGCCGCATCGATGAAGTCAGTGCCGTCCATCACTCTTCCATCTCGCTTTTGGCGACCTCCGCGCCGGCGAACTCCAGCACCTCCCTGGCACCGTCGCGACTGTAGCCCTGATCGATAAGCGCCTCGATCCAGGCGCTGCGTTCGTCCTCGCTCATCTCGCCGGAGGCGACCAGCGCCGAGAAGTTGATGTTGTGTTTCTTGTCCTCCCAGAGCTTGCGCTCCAGGGCCCGACGCAGCCGGTCGTTGTCCTGCGGATCGAAACTCTCTCCTTCGCGGGCGCGTCGTGAGACCCAGTTCGCGACCTCCTGGCGGAAGTCGTCCTTGCGGTCGCGGGGCAACTCGAGCTTCTCCTCGACGCTGCGGAGGAACGTCTCGTCGGGTTCCTGCTCGCGGCCGGTAATCTCGTCTTCGACGGTGTCGTCGTCGATGTAGGCCATCACGTGGTCCATGTACTTCTCGCCCTGGCGGCGGATCTCCTCGACGTCGTAGGCCAGCGCGTGGCGGACGTCCTCGATCGCCCGCTCGCGGTACTCCTCGCGGACGAGTTCGAGGTACCGGTAGTAGGTGTCGAAGCGGTCTTCGGGAATCGACCCGTGGTTTTCGAGGTTCTCCTCGAGGTGGGTGAACGTCGCGAGCGGCGAGAGGAACGACCGATCGCGGTGCATCGAGTCCATGATCGCCTCGGCGATCTCGTCGCCGATGAACCGCGGACTGACGCCGTCCATGCCCTCGCTGATCTCGGCGGCGGCGTCGCCCTCCTCGCGGAGTTTCTTGACGTCGACCTCGTCGCTCTCGCTCTCGCCGTTGTAGGCTTTGGCCTTCTGGAGCAGGTCGACGTTGCTGGCGTCGGGTTCCTCGACCCGGGTCAGGACGCCGAACAGCCCCGCCATCTCCAGGGTGTGCGGTTCGACGGAGATGTCCGGCAGGTCGGCGTTTCGCAG
It contains:
- a CDS encoding winged helix-turn-helix domain-containing protein; the protein is MSPDDTTDEDRTDVPDDGESIDVETESDGEPVDIETEDAGEPVDVTVDDEGGVRERLEEEADRAVGEFDDRLVDLLAWVLDTETRARIYVNLRQHPHSTSEEIAEGTGLYPSTVREALAQLHEEGKVTRRKRESDGAGNNPYEYSAMAPSDLVSEVVDDVQEQLNTVFNLDSHLKERESDADEPVTITVEDASESDEE
- a CDS encoding glutamate--cysteine ligase; this translates as MDTGTESPFTRLGTLGVEEEFYVVDDAGRPTAGSDELVYESDLPPVLDDRIDHELFKTVIETRTRLIEAPENAREAVLEVRDALVEHAREHGYGIAAAGLHPLAKWRELEHAEKPRYRAQLDRIQYPQHRNTTAGVHVHVGVDDGEKAMWIANEIRWHLPIMLALSANSPYWNGYDTGLASARAKIFEGLPNTGMPTAFESIEEYRAFEEQMLETDSISDRGELWFDVRPHTEYGTVEIRAPDGQADPDRTMAFVEYAHALVLDLAERYEDGESGTEMRRELLDENKWRATRHGHDAAFIARDGDGTVDLEEVVYRDADRLGVDGIREIYEGESGSQRQRRLRDEVGVDALCDALQLRVQQAASRRM
- a CDS encoding fibrillarin-like rRNA/tRNA 2'-O-methyltransferase is translated as MSLPNGVRRRTFDGRESLATRGPRVSEEPIVDGWRRWDPDRSKVAAMFERGLDHGLAGGERVLYLGAASGTTVSHVADFAGPTYAVEFAPRPTRDLIGVAAERERLFPLLKDARKPETYAHVVEPVEVLIQDVATRGQAEVALANRQFLEPDGRLLLAIKARSEDVTADPETVFEEVSATLESGYEILDRVRLEPYHDDHLGVVATPRQ
- a CDS encoding NOP5/NOP56 family protein is translated as MTTDTGWFEGVDPDDLDARGAIENGTAESPADWPARAVESGFAADEDDYYDKLREATIETAREAVAERERADDQQLVHAVRAMDDCERTANELAERVAEWGGSRISESGGGVSFAREIAEREPAGDLDEQLRALAEQVVDLDERAAELRASIERFAPEVAPNLAAMAGPVLAARLIALSGGLKQLARSASGTVQVLGAEDALFAHLRGNAPSPKHGIIYTHEYVRGTDPEHRGSAARALAGKLTLAARVDHYSGERRPELQAELDDRIETIRARGDGE
- a CDS encoding AMP-dependent synthetase/ligase, yielding MGTARWREAEREHTDAVIGRDTLAEMFEGAAERNAERDAQLYKTGCYERTLPAVETPDTESGRYRALTYAEMRESVRHLAAGFRELGVSEDDRVGIFADTRMEWAQTDFALLAAGGVVTTVYTESSPQQVRYLLGDPDAVGVVVENGDLLDRVLEVEDDLDLEFIVAIDEVYGHGDREDIYTLGEVARLGAAAFEESAYRGWLEARDPDDLATLIYTSGTTGKPKGVKLTHWNLRSNVNQTRKRIGPRPDKPADVPTLDSGTRTISVLPLAHVFERTAGHFLMFASGATVGYAESPDTIPEDINKIRPQTGTSVPRIYERIFDRMRDTAGETATKQRIFEWSVDVACSYARADSPGPLLRAKHRLADYLVYESVRSRLGGNVEFMVSGGGSLSPELAELFLGMGLPILEGYGLTETSPVVSVNPPEDVRPGTLGPPVADVETRLDTELVTDEEFPDAEGEVGELQVRGPNVYPGYWERPEDTDRVFTDDGWFRTGDIIERTDDGYLIYRDRMKQILVLDTGKNVAPGRIENEFATSDRIEQIMAVGDGQKFVSALIAPNFERLEAWADREEIDLPTDRERLCEDERVREWIGEEVERVNRRLEPVEQVKQFRLTPEEWTPENELLTPSMKKKRRTILQRFNDQVEDIYEG